The Chloroflexota bacterium nucleotide sequence TTTTTCCGAACGAACCACGAGCAGCGGCAGCTCCCATGCTGCCGCAGGCCAAGAGCGTGCCTGAGAATTTAAGGGGGAGGTGTGGAGGGGAGGTCCCCTCCACGGAAAACCCACTTTTCCGGCCTGCACCTGCCTTTCTCGGCCCTTTCCGAAGGGCCCAGGCCGAGAAGGGCAGGTCGAAGGCGGAAGAAGGGCCTTTTTCCGAACGAACCACGAGCAGCGGCAGCTCCCATGCTGCCGCAGGCCAAGAGCGTGCCTGAGAATTTAAGGGGGAGGTGTGGAGGGGACGCCTCAAACAGCTTCTCCATAGGACGGGAGGGGAAACGGAGAACATGAATCTCCTGTGGCTTTCCGTGATGATCCTGGCCCTCGCCGTGGGCCTGTTCCTGATCAGCCTGCGGTGGATCAACAAATGGATACGGGAGGATTTCCAGCGCAGACAGCAGACGACCGAACAGGTGGAGAAGGTGCTGGCATGGGCAGAACAGGGACGCCAGGAAAGCCTGCAGGGACTGGACCTGCGGGGTGCTGACCTGCGGGGCGCCGACCTGGGGCCAATCGACGTGACCGAGCCCGGAGCAGACCTCAGCTACAGCGACCTGCGCAAGGCTAACCTTCGCAGCGTGAACCTGAGGAATACGAACCTCCAGGGGGCGAACCTGGAGCGGGCCAACCTGCGAAGGGCGAACCTGAAGGGGGCAAACCTGCGAGAGGCCAACCTGCGACACGCTGATCTG carries:
- a CDS encoding pentapeptide repeat-containing protein; translation: MNLLWLSVMILALAVGLFLISLRWINKWIREDFQRRQQTTEQVEKVLAWAEQGRQESLQGLDLRGADLRGADLGPIDVTEPGADLSYSDLRKANLRSVNLRNTNLQGANLERANLRRANLKGANLREANLRHADLTSANLRDADLSDAQLKGADLWLASYNSKTRWPDGFKPPVEAIHMEEE